The segment AGACGCCGAAGTTCTCGACATCGCCCTCGAATCCATTGGACTCATCGCGCCGGAAGACGCCCGCGTACTCTGGATCCCCAACACGCTCGACCTGGGTGAAGTCGAAGCCTCTGAAGCCTATCTGGCACAGGCCGACATCCGCGACGACCTCGAAATCCTCACCGGACTGCGTACCCTCGAAACCGAAGCCGACGGCAATCTACCGCCCATCGAAGCTTACCGCGACCGCGTACCCGAATCCGTTTTCGCAGATTGAGAGAGGATATTTACAACCTTTCTAATGTCCGATCTCCTGCTCAAAAACGGTCGCATCCTCGACCCGGCTAACAACCGCGATGAAATCGCCAATCTGCTCATCCAGCGCGGTCACATCGCGCGTATTGAACCGCATATCGTCGCAAGTGCCCAAGCCATCGATGTCTCAGGTCAAATCGTCGTACCCGGCCTCATCGATATGCACGTCCACCTGCGCGATCCGGGTTTTCCAGAAAAAGAAACCATCAAAACCGGATGTGAAGCCGCTGCTGCCGGAGGCTTCACATCTGTCGCCTGTTTGCCCAATACAGAACCGACGATGGACAATCCAGAAATTGTCCAATACATCGTCCAACAGGCAAAATCGGCAGATGCCCGCGTGTATCCCATTGCCTGTGCAACCGAAAAAATGCAGGGCGAAAAACTCACCGACACCGATGCCCTGCTCAAAGCAGGGGCTGTTGGATTTTCCGACGACGGCCTCCCCATTGAATCCGAAGCTCTAATGCGCCAACTTTTGGAGCGCGCGGCCGCCAATAATTTTGCGGTTTATCCTCACTCCGAAGTCTTTGAACTCACGCGCGGCGGACACATGCACGAAGGCACGGTCTCCCGCGAACTCTGCCTGAAGGGCATGCCCGCCGAAGGCGAAGCCGCCATGAACGCGCGCGACATCGAGCTCGTGCGCCAAACCCGGGGGCGTCTCCACATCCTGCACCTCAGCGTCAAACGCGCCGCCGAACTCGTGCGGAAAGCCAAAGCAGAGGGCTTGCCCGTCACCTGCGAAGCCTCTCCCCATCACATTGCATTGACCGATGAAGACGTGCGCGTACTCGGCACGGCCGGCAAAATGAGTCCGCCACTTCGCTCCAGCGAAGACCGGGAAGCTGTGATCGCAGGCTTACAGGACGGCACTATTGACGCACTCGCAACAGACCACGCGCCACATACGACAAAAGAAAAATTGGGCGCATTTACCAGCGCACCCAATGGCATACTCGGACTCGAAACCGCTGTCGGCGTCATCTTCACCAAACTCGTCCACACCAACCTGCTCTCCCTCTCAGATACAATTGCCAAACTCACCATAGAACCCGCGCGCATCCTCGGCATCGAAGGCGGCAGCCTCTCCCCCGGCAAACCCGCTGATATTACAGTCATCAATCCCGACCTCGAATGGATTGTAGATGCCAATCAGTTTAAATCCAAATCGCGCAACACGCCCTTTCACGGATGGACATTACAAGGTCGGGCCACAATGACGATACTGGGTGGTCGAGTGACGTCCAAACACTAAAGGAAAGACATTCATGGAAGCGATTCTCGCATTGGAAGACGGCACCATTTTCAAAGGCAAATCCTTTGGCGCAGAAGCCGAATGCGAAGGAGAAGTTGTCTTCAACACCAGCATGACGGGATATCAGGAAATCCTCACAGACCCGTCTTATAACAGCCAGATCGTAACCATGACCTATCCACTCATTGGCAACTACGGCATCAACCCATCCGACTTTGAATCGCAAAAACCCCAGGTCTCTGGCTTTATAGTCAAAGAATACTGCCCATATCCCAGCAACTGGCGATCGACTATTGCCCTCGGCGACTTTCTGAAAGAACACAACATACCCGGTATTGAGGGCATTGACACCCGCGCACTCGTACGGCATATCCGCCGTCAAGGCGCGATGAAAGGCGTGCTGTCAACCATCGATCTCGATTCTGACAGCCTCGTTCAAAAAGCACGTGACTTTCCCGGCCTGATCGGCCGCGACCTCGTGCAAAACGTCACCTGCACAGAACCCTATCACTGGGCCGAGGGCCTTTGCGATCTCAAAATCGGCCAGACCAGACATCTTAAGCAAAAAGCCAAATACCGCGTGGCGGCTTACGACTTTGGCATCAAACACAACATCTTGCGCTACCTCGTTGACCGCGGCTGCGATGTAACCGTTTTTCCCGCCGATACACCCGCAGAGCAACTCCTCGAAATCGATCCCGATGGCATCTTTTTATCCAACGGCCCGGGCGATCCAGAACCCGTGACTTATGCGGTCGAAAACATCCGCAAATTGATCCGCGAACGCCCCACCTTTGGAATATGCCTGGGCCATCAGCTTCTCGGCCTGGCACTGGGTGGAAAAACGTACAAACTCAAATTTGGCCACCGGGGTGCCAACCAGCCCGTGCAGCACGCCAGCACGGGCAAAGTCGAAATCACCGCACAAAACCATGGTTTCTGCGTCGATCTCAACACCCTCGACCGGGAAGTCGTATCACTCACCCACATCAACCTCAACGACAACACCCTCGAAGGCCTGCGCCACCGCGAACTGCCCGCCTTCTCCGTCCAATACCACCCCGAAGCCTCCGCCGGTCCCCACGATGCCGATTATCTCTTCGACGAATTTGCCAAGTTGATGGACAAGGCGAAATAACAGCGAACGACATATATTAACCACTATGGAACATAAAGATATACTCAGGTGTCTAAGAAAACAGAACACTTGACATATCACCTCAGATTCTGTATTCTGTTCATAACGGAAAGGGGGTTTTACACATGCACAAATGGATTTGTACACTTGCAGTTGTAGCCTTGATTGCGACGCAGGCACGGGCAGAAATTGGCATTCAGCCGCAAAACAAAATTCCGCTTGCGGGTGAAAACCTCGTGAACGGGTTAAAAACCACCAGCGGTTTGTTCGACCTGAAAAAGCTCAAATTTAACCACACCATTGGAATCAGTTACAGTTCGGGATACGGCGGTGGCCTGAACCAGTATTATCTCAACGACATCACCTATCAGATATCCAAACCGCTCATCGTCAGAGCGCAAGTTGGCCTGGTCAATCAAATGTCGGGTAATACGCGTTACGGTTCGACCTCATCGGGTGGTGTTCAAGTCGTCGTTCCCAATGTCAGTCTTTTGTATCAGCCCAAACCCAATATTCGCATCGAATTTGGATTCAGCACCTTCAATGGCTATGGCTATCCCTATTATTACAACGACAGGTACAGACGCTATTAAAGAACTGACCTGAACAGATAGGGGCGTCAGCGCGTGAGGCTGCTGGCGCCTCTTTTTTTTCTCTTTTTATTGTTTTTTTTATTGTTATATTGGCCAATATGAAATGGTTATGGGTTCTCGGCTGCCTTATTATCGCCGGCCTGGTCTTTGCGACAAAAGCTTTTTGGGAACCGCAAACGGTCCCCGATGTCGTGCCCGAAGCACCCCAGGTCTCTCACAATATTCGCGTTGAAATTCTCAATGGCTGTGGCACAGGTGGTGTCGCCAACGAGGTCGGACAAAAACTGCGCGATTTTGGCATAGATGTCATGACCCTGGGCAATGCTGAAAATTTCAACTTTCCCGAAACCATTGTCATAGATCGCCTGGGCAAAATAGAATATGCCAAACAAGTCGCCGATGTACTCGGCACGCCCAATGTGATCCAGCAAAAAACACCCGATCCTTTTCGCATTGAGGAAGTCACCGTCATCATTGGGCGCGATTATCGCAGATTGGAAATATTTAAATAGGAGTTCAATTTGTCAGATACCACCGAAAACGTTCGCAGTATCTGTATTGAACAGTTGCTATCGCGCAAAGCCGAAGACCTCATTGCCATTGACCTGCGCCAAACAGCCGACTTCGTCGATTACTTTATCATCTGCACGGGAACCTCCGATGTGCATGTTCGCGCCCTGGCCGATGCGGTAATCGAGGGGCTCAAGGCAGAAGGGCAGCACCCCTATCAGATCGAAGGATATGATGTGCGGAAATGGGTACTGATCGACTTCTTCGACATTGTCGTACACATTTTTCAAAAAGAATCGCGCCAATTTTACGGTCTGGAACGCCTGTGGCGCGATGCGCCGATAGAGCGCATTGAAGACGATGTAGTAATGGACAACAAAATCCAAATGTAATCCAAAGCGCGAATAGACGAATGGCGATACACGCTGATACTGACTTACATCATGTCAGCACATGCTTTGGGAGGATGAGCGGGGTTCGTTGATTCGTTGATTCGCTTGGAGATGGCCAATGCCCGTTCCAACCATCACCTGGGCTGATGATGCCCTGCGCCTCATCGACCAGACCTTATTGCCCGAAGAGTACAAATTCATCACTTGCCGCGATGTCGGCACGGTAGCAGAAGCCATCGTCAGCTTGAGAGTACGCGGCGCGCCAGCCATTGGTGTAGCGGCTGCTTATGGCGTCGTGATTGCAGCGCAAGAAGCCATAGCGCGTAATGCCGACTTTGATCAATATGTAGCGAAAAGCATTCAAAAACTGGCGCAAACGCGCCCCACAGCCGTCAACCTCTTTTGGGCGCTGGACCGCCAGGAAAAGGTCCTCGCCAAAGCAGATGACCATTCACCCGCAAAAAAACGCGACCGCCTGCTCAAAGAAGCCCATGAAATTTTTGAAGA is part of the Gemmatimonadota bacterium genome and harbors:
- a CDS encoding dihydroorotase — its product is MSDLLLKNGRILDPANNRDEIANLLIQRGHIARIEPHIVASAQAIDVSGQIVVPGLIDMHVHLRDPGFPEKETIKTGCEAAAAGGFTSVACLPNTEPTMDNPEIVQYIVQQAKSADARVYPIACATEKMQGEKLTDTDALLKAGAVGFSDDGLPIESEALMRQLLERAAANNFAVYPHSEVFELTRGGHMHEGTVSRELCLKGMPAEGEAAMNARDIELVRQTRGRLHILHLSVKRAAELVRKAKAEGLPVTCEASPHHIALTDEDVRVLGTAGKMSPPLRSSEDREAVIAGLQDGTIDALATDHAPHTTKEKLGAFTSAPNGILGLETAVGVIFTKLVHTNLLSLSDTIAKLTIEPARILGIEGGSLSPGKPADITVINPDLEWIVDANQFKSKSRNTPFHGWTLQGRATMTILGGRVTSKH
- the carA gene encoding glutamine-hydrolyzing carbamoyl-phosphate synthase small subunit, with amino-acid sequence MEAILALEDGTIFKGKSFGAEAECEGEVVFNTSMTGYQEILTDPSYNSQIVTMTYPLIGNYGINPSDFESQKPQVSGFIVKEYCPYPSNWRSTIALGDFLKEHNIPGIEGIDTRALVRHIRRQGAMKGVLSTIDLDSDSLVQKARDFPGLIGRDLVQNVTCTEPYHWAEGLCDLKIGQTRHLKQKAKYRVAAYDFGIKHNILRYLVDRGCDVTVFPADTPAEQLLEIDPDGIFLSNGPGDPEPVTYAVENIRKLIRERPTFGICLGHQLLGLALGGKTYKLKFGHRGANQPVQHASTGKVEITAQNHGFCVDLNTLDREVVSLTHINLNDNTLEGLRHRELPAFSVQYHPEASAGPHDADYLFDEFAKLMDKAK
- a CDS encoding LytR family transcriptional regulator, with translation MKWLWVLGCLIIAGLVFATKAFWEPQTVPDVVPEAPQVSHNIRVEILNGCGTGGVANEVGQKLRDFGIDVMTLGNAENFNFPETIVIDRLGKIEYAKQVADVLGTPNVIQQKTPDPFRIEEVTVIIGRDYRRLEIFK
- the rsfS gene encoding ribosome silencing factor yields the protein MCIEQLLSRKAEDLIAIDLRQTADFVDYFIICTGTSDVHVRALADAVIEGLKAEGQHPYQIEGYDVRKWVLIDFFDIVVHIFQKESRQFYGLERLWRDAPIERIEDDVVMDNKIQM